The proteins below are encoded in one region of Catenulispora sp. GP43:
- a CDS encoding CAP domain-containing protein — protein sequence MPPTTPSASNTAPFNSSAAVSSALNEIGSARDQQGVGGLSIDSLLTKAAKLHSTDMAHTGDFSHIGSDGSDPFSRAADVGCYSLSQELIAHGKPGDDVIGALMQDPSSRRALLSFWNTTIGVSAQLDPATGDVYWTIELGWL from the coding sequence GTGCCGCCGACGACCCCGTCGGCGTCGAACACCGCGCCGTTCAACTCCTCGGCCGCGGTCTCCTCGGCGCTCAACGAGATCGGCAGCGCCCGGGACCAGCAGGGAGTCGGCGGGCTGAGCATCGACTCTCTGCTGACCAAGGCGGCGAAGCTGCACTCCACGGACATGGCGCACACCGGCGACTTCAGCCACATCGGCTCCGACGGCTCCGATCCGTTCAGCCGCGCGGCGGACGTGGGCTGCTACTCGCTGTCCCAGGAGCTCATCGCGCACGGCAAGCCCGGCGACGACGTCATCGGCGCACTGATGCAGGACCCGTCGTCGCGGCGCGCGCTGCTGTCGTTCTGGAACACCACGATCGGGGTCTCGGCGCAGCTGGATCCGGCGACCGGCGACGTGTACTGGACGATCGAGCTCGGCTGGCTGTGA
- a CDS encoding GNAT family N-acetyltransferase, whose product MTSEEIRLSDDVVLRPVRVADAAAYARAYKRNFAHLEPWEPIRPDEFYTEAGQARQLVKFDQERAAGRVQRWAFDLGDDEVYGSITLSGIELGIFLNARMGYWVDATLIGRGLATAAVNGVCDHALRTWNLHRIEAGTNVENAASQRVLAKCGFEEIGMSRAHLYINGKWSDSRQFHRILHTDPVPR is encoded by the coding sequence ATGACCAGTGAGGAAATACGGCTGTCCGACGATGTCGTCCTGCGGCCGGTCCGGGTGGCCGACGCGGCGGCCTACGCGCGCGCCTACAAGCGCAACTTCGCGCACCTGGAGCCGTGGGAGCCGATCCGTCCGGACGAGTTCTACACCGAGGCCGGGCAGGCCAGGCAGCTCGTGAAGTTCGACCAGGAGCGGGCCGCGGGCCGGGTCCAGCGCTGGGCCTTCGACCTCGGCGACGACGAGGTCTACGGCAGCATCACGCTGTCGGGGATCGAGCTGGGCATCTTCCTCAATGCCCGGATGGGCTACTGGGTGGACGCCACCCTCATCGGCCGGGGCCTGGCCACCGCGGCGGTCAACGGGGTGTGCGACCACGCCCTCCGGACCTGGAACCTGCACCGCATCGAGGCCGGGACGAACGTGGAGAACGCCGCCTCCCAGCGGGTGCTGGCCAAGTGCGGGTTCGAGGAGATCGGGATGTCCCGCGCGCACCTGTACATCAACGGGAAGTGGTCGGACAGCAGGCAGTTCCACCGGATCCTGCACACGGATCCGGTGCCGCGGTAG
- a CDS encoding CAP domain-containing protein: MASVLDGGDRSDRPRRPTSHRRRAPARRRRLRGPVLTALAGGLAITAPLILRPRVEGEVALAPGGSAPTTAAPADITARTPAPSPSSPSSSSSSSSDPTTAGSRSAPPVSRDATRSATPGLPARSTPTGNGAPTVQISSDQAASYEAEVVSLTNDQRAAHGCPALRDDPRLRTAAIGHSVDMRARGYFDHDTPNGVTPWARIEARGYSDPSAENIAMGQPTPQAVVEAWMNSAGHRANILNCSSKAIGVGVQFGPDGPWWTQDFGYS; the protein is encoded by the coding sequence ATGGCCTCAGTGCTTGACGGCGGGGACCGGTCCGACCGCCCCCGCCGCCCGACCAGCCACCGTCGCAGAGCGCCCGCTCGGCGCCGGAGGCTGCGCGGACCGGTGCTCACCGCCCTGGCCGGCGGCCTGGCGATCACCGCGCCGCTGATACTGCGCCCCCGGGTCGAGGGCGAGGTCGCGCTCGCCCCCGGCGGCTCGGCGCCGACCACCGCCGCCCCGGCGGACATCACTGCACGGACCCCGGCCCCGTCGCCCTCGTCGCCCTCGTCGTCCTCGTCGTCCTCGTCGGACCCGACGACCGCCGGCAGCCGCTCGGCCCCGCCGGTGTCCCGCGACGCGACCCGCTCGGCCACCCCGGGCCTGCCGGCGCGGAGCACGCCCACCGGCAACGGTGCGCCGACCGTGCAGATCTCCTCGGACCAGGCCGCCTCCTACGAGGCCGAAGTCGTCTCGCTGACCAACGACCAGCGCGCGGCGCACGGCTGCCCCGCGCTGCGCGACGACCCGCGGCTGCGCACCGCGGCGATAGGCCACAGCGTCGACATGCGGGCCCGGGGCTATTTCGACCACGACACCCCGAACGGCGTGACGCCGTGGGCCCGCATCGAGGCCCGGGGATACTCAGATCCCTCCGCCGAGAACATCGCGATGGGCCAGCCCACCCCGCAGGCGGTCGTCGAGGCCTGGATGAACTCCGCGGGCCACCGCGCCAACATCCTGAACTGCTCGTCCAAGGCCATCGGCGTGGGCGTGCAGTTCGGTCCGGACGGGCCGTGGTGGACCCAGGACTTCGGCTATTCCTGA
- a CDS encoding WXG100 family type VII secretion target, translated as MLITGLSFAVLIFGMWGLGVLVVRNQSRKLKEAPGPELTEQIGQTAAEVHSIEEFLARAEAMPQGREPEPRPEHVAARDQEKLEALAKRHFPHLEVPHPHLHLVGITGLEKRLLVWVSHHTGLPSPFVLLDKLTGDPDELERAAKAWDAAHAHVQQTVTDLCSAAAALHSGWDDETAERFYPLLADFLAELDTLADNLAKSAETLRGLRGEAALAEGTIAGLINLLVGSLGGFLVEEVLSVGTMTPAVAAQAQVEITWVLKQIAMAAGRLQGIYANTRHVLDSVSGFKGMQHMHNCFQADVVQRIERLVDSE; from the coding sequence ATGCTCATCACGGGCCTGAGTTTCGCGGTGTTGATCTTCGGCATGTGGGGCCTGGGCGTGCTGGTGGTCCGCAACCAGAGCCGCAAGCTGAAGGAGGCGCCCGGCCCGGAGCTGACCGAGCAGATCGGGCAGACCGCGGCCGAGGTCCACAGCATCGAGGAGTTCCTCGCCCGGGCCGAGGCGATGCCGCAGGGGCGCGAGCCCGAGCCCCGCCCGGAGCACGTGGCCGCGCGCGACCAGGAGAAGCTGGAGGCCCTGGCCAAGCGCCACTTCCCGCATCTGGAAGTGCCGCATCCGCATCTGCACCTGGTCGGCATCACCGGCCTGGAGAAGCGGCTGCTGGTCTGGGTCTCGCACCACACCGGCCTGCCCAGCCCGTTCGTGCTCCTGGACAAGCTCACCGGCGACCCGGACGAGCTGGAGCGGGCCGCCAAGGCCTGGGACGCCGCGCACGCCCACGTCCAGCAGACCGTCACCGACCTGTGCTCGGCCGCCGCCGCCCTGCACAGCGGCTGGGACGACGAGACCGCCGAGCGCTTCTACCCGCTGCTGGCCGACTTCCTGGCCGAGCTCGACACCCTGGCCGACAACCTGGCCAAGAGCGCCGAGACGCTGCGCGGCCTGCGCGGCGAGGCGGCCCTGGCCGAGGGGACCATCGCCGGCCTGATCAACCTGCTCGTCGGCTCGCTCGGCGGCTTCCTGGTCGAGGAGGTGCTGTCGGTGGGCACGATGACGCCGGCGGTCGCGGCCCAGGCCCAGGTGGAGATCACCTGGGTGCTGAAGCAGATCGCGATGGCGGCCGGCCGGCTGCAGGGGATCTACGCGAACACCCGGCACGTGCTGGACAGCGTGAGCGGCTTCAAGGGGATGCAGCACATGCACAACTGCTTCCAGGCCGACGTGGTGCAGCGGATCGAGCGGCTGGTGGACAGCGAGTGA
- the smc gene encoding chromosome segregation protein SMC, giving the protein MYLKTLTLRGFKSFASATTLRLEPGITCVVGPNGSGKSNVVDALAWVMGEQGAKSLRGGKMEDVIFAGTTGRAPLGRAEVALTIDNGDGALPIDYSEVTISRIMFRNGGSEYAINGDPCRLLDIQELLSDSGIGREMHVILGQGRLDAVLQASAEDRRTFIEEAAGVLKHRKRKEKALRKLDAMQANLTRLTDLTGELRRQLKPLGRQAEVARRAVVIQADLRDARLRLLADDLVGMRLAFEQEAADEEAMKVRRKQLERAYAEAQAQETELEQRGAALVPYLAESQETWYRLSSLKERYRGSAQLAVERVRNASRTAPEERHGRDPEEMQAEAMRIREEEAELAEEIAEAQESLAGAVMQRTDAESALQQEERRLAASVRAAADQRESLAKLDGRVGAMRSKAAAADAEIGRLGAAAEEARGRAAGVQREYDELKAEVETLETDGGGLDDEVEMASQALSESEEKLTELRAAEREAQKEHAGFAARKEALELGLNRKDGAGALLAATDRLSGLLGSVAAILTVESGAEAAVAAALGTAADAVAVTSVDSAVNAIRLLKAEDAGQATVIVGGDVSYSDDGDWPELPGNARYVIDLIQVQEELRPAFTRLLNRMAVVEDLSEASELIGRTPDVRAVTRDGDVLGRDSARGGSSSAPTLLEVQAAVDEAAEKLYEAGARAERLRTELEFATAERQTAKARVDALMAQRREADSQKAGVAQQLGRLGGQARAALGEVERFVAAIAKAEEARDRDLAQIEELEGQLLAAQEAAAAAEELGDALSTSRRDEFAQEATAARTAEMEARLAVRTAEERARALAGRADQLDRAAQQEREARERAIERAERLAEEAEVARAVAHGFEQVIRHLEQSLALAQTRREEAERARVEHDAQIQVVRARVRELSGELEKLTDSVHRDEVARAERRMRIEQMEEKALAEHGVEADVLVAEYGPEVPIPPTVQGDIPVPYDRAEQQRRLKKAEKDYAALGKVNPLALEEFAALEERHQFLSEQLEDLKKTRKDLLDIIKEVDDRVEQVFTEAYADVAREFEGVFSRLFPGGDGRLILTDPEDMLTTGIEVEARPPGKKVKRLSLLSGGERSLTAVAFLVSIFKARPSPFYIMDEVEAALDDTNLGRLINIMEELRATSQLIVITHQKRTMEVADALYGVTMRGDGVTTVISQKLRDKATGTMNDAPKVVPAQTAQDVARMASGKTMEDETV; this is encoded by the coding sequence GTGTACCTGAAGACCCTGACCCTGCGCGGCTTCAAGTCCTTCGCCTCGGCCACCACCCTGCGCCTGGAACCGGGCATCACCTGTGTGGTCGGCCCCAACGGCTCGGGCAAGTCGAACGTCGTGGACGCGCTGGCCTGGGTGATGGGCGAGCAGGGCGCCAAGTCGCTGCGCGGCGGCAAGATGGAGGACGTCATCTTCGCCGGCACCACCGGCCGCGCGCCGCTGGGCCGGGCCGAGGTGGCGCTGACCATCGACAACGGCGACGGCGCGCTCCCCATCGACTACTCCGAGGTCACGATCTCGCGGATCATGTTCCGCAACGGCGGCTCGGAGTACGCCATCAACGGCGACCCCTGCCGCCTGCTGGACATCCAGGAACTGCTCTCCGACTCCGGCATCGGCCGCGAGATGCACGTCATCCTCGGCCAGGGCCGGCTGGACGCGGTGCTGCAGGCCAGCGCCGAGGACCGCCGCACCTTCATCGAGGAGGCGGCCGGCGTCCTGAAGCACCGCAAGCGCAAGGAGAAGGCGCTTCGCAAGCTCGACGCGATGCAGGCCAACCTGACCCGCCTCACCGACCTGACCGGCGAGCTGCGCCGCCAGCTCAAGCCGCTGGGCCGGCAGGCCGAGGTGGCCCGCCGCGCCGTGGTCATCCAGGCCGACCTGCGCGACGCCCGGCTGCGCCTGCTCGCCGACGACCTGGTCGGCATGCGCCTGGCCTTCGAGCAGGAGGCCGCTGACGAAGAGGCCATGAAGGTCCGGCGCAAGCAGCTGGAGCGGGCCTACGCCGAGGCGCAGGCCCAGGAGACCGAGCTCGAACAGCGCGGCGCCGCTCTGGTGCCGTACCTCGCCGAGTCCCAGGAGACCTGGTACCGCCTCAGTTCCCTGAAGGAGCGCTACCGCGGCTCGGCGCAGCTGGCCGTCGAGCGGGTCCGCAACGCCTCGCGCACCGCCCCCGAGGAGCGGCACGGCCGCGACCCGGAGGAGATGCAGGCCGAGGCCATGCGGATCCGCGAGGAAGAGGCCGAACTCGCCGAGGAGATCGCCGAGGCTCAGGAGAGCCTGGCCGGCGCGGTCATGCAGCGCACCGACGCCGAGAGCGCGCTGCAGCAGGAGGAGCGCCGGCTGGCCGCCTCCGTGCGGGCCGCCGCCGACCAGCGCGAGAGCCTGGCCAAGCTGGACGGCCGGGTCGGCGCCATGCGTTCCAAGGCCGCCGCCGCCGACGCCGAGATCGGCCGCCTCGGCGCCGCCGCCGAGGAGGCCCGGGGCCGGGCCGCCGGGGTGCAGCGCGAGTACGACGAGCTCAAGGCCGAGGTCGAGACCCTGGAGACGGACGGCGGGGGGCTGGACGACGAGGTCGAAATGGCCTCGCAGGCGCTGTCGGAGTCCGAGGAGAAGCTCACCGAGCTGCGCGCCGCCGAACGCGAGGCGCAGAAGGAGCACGCCGGCTTCGCCGCCCGCAAGGAAGCCCTCGAACTCGGCCTGAACCGCAAGGACGGCGCCGGCGCCCTGCTGGCCGCCACCGACCGGCTGTCCGGACTGCTCGGCAGCGTCGCGGCGATACTGACCGTGGAGTCCGGCGCCGAGGCCGCGGTGGCCGCCGCGCTCGGCACCGCCGCCGACGCGGTCGCGGTGACCAGCGTGGACAGCGCGGTGAACGCGATCCGGCTGCTGAAGGCCGAGGACGCCGGCCAGGCCACGGTCATCGTGGGCGGCGACGTCTCCTATTCCGACGACGGCGACTGGCCCGAACTGCCCGGCAACGCCCGCTATGTCATCGACCTGATCCAGGTCCAGGAGGAGCTGCGCCCGGCGTTCACCCGGCTGCTGAACCGGATGGCCGTGGTCGAGGACCTGTCCGAGGCCTCCGAGCTGATCGGCCGGACCCCGGACGTGCGGGCCGTGACCAGGGATGGCGACGTGCTGGGCCGGGACTCGGCGCGCGGCGGCTCGTCCTCGGCGCCGACGCTGCTGGAGGTCCAGGCCGCGGTCGACGAGGCCGCCGAGAAGCTCTACGAGGCCGGCGCCCGCGCCGAGCGGCTGCGCACCGAGCTGGAGTTCGCCACCGCCGAGCGGCAGACCGCCAAGGCCCGGGTGGACGCGCTGATGGCGCAGCGCCGCGAGGCCGACAGCCAGAAGGCCGGCGTCGCGCAGCAGCTGGGCCGGCTCGGCGGCCAGGCCCGGGCCGCGCTCGGCGAGGTGGAGCGCTTCGTCGCCGCGATCGCGAAGGCCGAGGAGGCCCGCGACCGCGACCTGGCCCAAATCGAGGAACTGGAAGGCCAGCTCCTGGCGGCGCAGGAGGCGGCCGCCGCGGCCGAGGAGCTCGGCGACGCGCTGTCGACGAGCCGCCGCGACGAGTTCGCGCAGGAGGCCACCGCCGCGCGCACCGCGGAGATGGAGGCCCGCCTGGCGGTGCGCACCGCCGAGGAGCGCGCCCGGGCCCTGGCCGGCCGCGCCGACCAGCTGGACCGCGCCGCGCAGCAGGAGCGCGAGGCCCGCGAGCGGGCCATAGAGCGCGCCGAGCGCCTGGCCGAGGAGGCCGAGGTGGCCCGGGCCGTTGCCCACGGCTTCGAGCAGGTCATCCGGCACCTGGAGCAGTCCCTGGCGCTGGCCCAGACCCGGCGCGAGGAGGCCGAGCGCGCCCGGGTCGAGCACGACGCCCAGATCCAGGTCGTCCGCGCCCGGGTCCGCGAGCTGTCCGGCGAGCTGGAGAAGCTCACCGACTCGGTGCACCGCGACGAGGTGGCCCGCGCCGAGCGCCGGATGCGCATCGAGCAGATGGAGGAGAAGGCGCTGGCCGAGCACGGCGTCGAGGCCGACGTGCTGGTCGCCGAGTACGGCCCCGAGGTGCCGATCCCGCCGACCGTCCAGGGCGACATCCCGGTGCCCTACGACCGGGCCGAGCAGCAGCGCCGGCTGAAGAAGGCGGAGAAGGACTACGCGGCCCTGGGCAAGGTCAACCCGCTGGCGCTGGAGGAGTTCGCGGCGCTGGAGGAGCGGCACCAGTTCCTGTCCGAGCAGCTGGAGGACCTGAAGAAGACCCGCAAGGACCTGCTGGACATCATCAAGGAGGTCGACGACCGGGTCGAGCAGGTCTTCACCGAGGCCTACGCCGACGTCGCGCGCGAGTTCGAGGGCGTGTTCTCCCGCCTGTTCCCCGGCGGCGACGGCCGGCTGATCCTCACCGACCCCGAGGACATGCTGACCACCGGCATCGAGGTCGAGGCCCGCCCGCCGGGCAAGAAGGTCAAGCGCCTGTCGCTGCTGTCCGGCGGCGAGCGCTCGCTGACCGCCGTGGCGTTCCTGGTGTCGATCTTCAAGGCCCGGCCCTCGCCGTTCTACATCATGGACGAGGTCGAGGCGGCGCTGGACGACACCAACCTGGGCCGCCTGATCAACATCATGGAGGAGCTGCGGGCCACCTCGCAGCTGATCGTGATCACGCACCAGAAGCGCACCATGGAGGTCGCCGACGCGCTGTACGGCGTCACCATGCGCGGGGACGGCGTCACCACGGTCATCAGCCAGAAGCTGCGCGACAAGGCGACCGGGACGATGAACGACGCGCCCAAGGTCGTCCCGGCGCAGACCGCGCAGGACGTCGCGAGGATGGCCTCCGGAAAGACGATGGAAGACGAAACGGTCTGA
- a CDS encoding NAD(P)/FAD-dependent oxidoreductase, which yields MSTIDSQAPESGQGAADAPAVVVIGAGPAGLTAAYQLVKSGVRPTVFESDDVVGGISRTVERGGWRFDIGGHRFFTKAGPVEALWHEILPDEDFLMRPRMSRIHYRGKLFDYPLKAGNALSGLGLVEAARCVGSYMWAQIKPPKDQTKFEGWVAARFGFRLYSIFFKTYTEKVWGMPANEIEADWAAQRIKNLSLFKAVANALAPKRNQKQITSLIEQFQYPKYGPGMMWERCRDLVTGGGGSVVMNTWVETVHRAEGGAVAVTVRDGAGERTVEADHVISSMPISALVRAMDPPAPAEVLAAADDLRYRDFLTVALVVPASAGFPDNWIYIHTPGVRVGRIQNFGSWSPYLVKEGRTCLGLEYFVSEGDDLWEAADDVLIKQGAQELEALGLVNADAVEEGYVVRMPKAYPVYDEYYRGNVDVIREWLAREVPNVHPVGRNGMHRYNNQDHSMMTAMLTAENIATGTTHDVWSVNVEEEYHEEGSEQKPSGTSGTGRDAPILPRRRVEAPEEASKADQRI from the coding sequence GTGTCAACAATCGATTCGCAAGCGCCAGAATCCGGACAGGGCGCGGCCGACGCGCCCGCCGTCGTCGTCATCGGGGCCGGGCCGGCCGGGCTGACGGCCGCCTACCAGCTGGTCAAGTCAGGGGTGCGGCCGACGGTCTTCGAGTCCGACGACGTCGTCGGCGGCATCAGCCGGACCGTGGAGCGCGGGGGTTGGCGCTTCGACATCGGCGGCCACCGCTTCTTCACCAAGGCCGGGCCGGTGGAGGCGCTGTGGCACGAGATCCTGCCCGACGAGGACTTCCTGATGCGGCCGCGGATGAGCCGCATCCACTACCGCGGCAAGCTGTTCGACTACCCGCTCAAGGCCGGCAACGCGCTGTCCGGGCTGGGGCTGGTCGAGGCCGCGCGCTGCGTCGGGTCCTACATGTGGGCGCAGATCAAGCCGCCGAAGGACCAGACCAAGTTCGAGGGCTGGGTCGCCGCGCGCTTCGGCTTCCGGCTCTACTCGATCTTCTTCAAGACCTACACCGAGAAGGTGTGGGGCATGCCGGCCAACGAGATCGAGGCCGACTGGGCCGCCCAGCGCATCAAGAACCTGTCGCTGTTCAAGGCGGTGGCCAACGCGTTGGCCCCGAAGCGCAACCAGAAGCAGATCACGAGCCTGATCGAGCAGTTCCAGTACCCGAAGTACGGCCCCGGCATGATGTGGGAGCGCTGCCGGGACCTGGTGACCGGCGGCGGCGGCTCGGTCGTGATGAACACCTGGGTCGAGACTGTGCACCGGGCCGAGGGCGGCGCCGTCGCGGTGACCGTGCGCGACGGCGCCGGCGAGCGCACCGTCGAGGCCGACCACGTGATCTCCTCGATGCCGATCTCCGCGCTGGTGCGCGCGATGGACCCGCCGGCCCCGGCCGAGGTGCTCGCCGCCGCCGACGACCTGCGCTACCGCGACTTCCTCACCGTCGCCCTGGTGGTGCCGGCCTCCGCCGGCTTCCCCGACAACTGGATCTACATCCACACCCCCGGCGTGCGGGTCGGCCGGATCCAGAACTTCGGCTCGTGGTCGCCGTACCTGGTCAAGGAAGGGCGCACCTGCCTGGGCCTGGAGTACTTCGTCTCCGAGGGCGACGACCTGTGGGAGGCCGCCGACGACGTCCTGATCAAGCAGGGCGCGCAGGAGCTGGAAGCCCTCGGCCTGGTGAACGCCGACGCCGTCGAGGAGGGCTACGTGGTGCGGATGCCCAAGGCGTACCCGGTCTACGACGAGTACTACCGCGGCAACGTGGACGTGATCCGCGAGTGGCTGGCGCGCGAGGTCCCGAACGTGCACCCGGTCGGCCGCAACGGCATGCACCGCTACAACAACCAGGACCACTCGATGATGACGGCGATGCTCACCGCCGAGAACATCGCCACCGGCACCACGCACGACGTGTGGTCGGTGAACGTCGAGGAGGAGTACCACGAGGAGGGCTCGGAGCAGAAGCCGTCCGGCACCTCGGGGACCGGCCGCGACGCCCCGATCCTGCCGCGCCGGCGGGTCGAGGCGCCGGAGGAGGCCTCGAAGGCCGACCAGCGGATCTGA
- a CDS encoding OsmC family protein codes for MYEIKVERTDDGRYIATNERGARIELSGDGQGPNFSPVELLLVAVAGCNIVTTEPLTAQRGHRMTKLVATATSEKIERNKLGPVTLAYDVELPAGDADAEKVFRDVAERVEERHCTVSRSLREGTPVNLDLDGV; via the coding sequence ATGTATGAGATCAAGGTCGAGCGCACCGACGACGGGCGCTACATCGCCACCAACGAGCGCGGCGCCCGCATCGAGCTGAGCGGGGACGGCCAGGGCCCGAACTTCTCCCCGGTGGAGTTGCTGCTGGTCGCGGTGGCCGGGTGCAACATCGTCACCACCGAGCCGCTGACCGCGCAGCGCGGGCACCGGATGACGAAGCTGGTGGCGACGGCGACCTCGGAGAAGATCGAGCGGAACAAGCTCGGGCCGGTGACCCTGGCCTACGACGTGGAACTGCCCGCCGGCGACGCCGACGCCGAGAAGGTTTTCCGAGACGTCGCCGAGCGGGTGGAGGAGCGGCACTGCACGGTCAGCCGCTCACTGCGCGAGGGCACACCGGTGAATCTGGACCTCGACGGCGTCTGA